Genomic window (Musa acuminata AAA Group cultivar baxijiao chromosome BXJ1-9, Cavendish_Baxijiao_AAA, whole genome shotgun sequence):
ACACCTAACTAAATGATCATACATTTATCTAAATGTTCTATGCATTTCCTAAGACAAGACCATACATGGTCGGGAAAGCAACACTATCAAGTTGAGTTTATCATTTCAATATATTGTAACAAGGAGTATAATTTTAGCCCATACCGATGTATTGAGCCCTATTTGTGCTATTTACCGAGATGCATCGATGTTATGtccaaaattattaaaaaaaataaaaaatctgaaaaaaatattagattaggatttttaagcaaaaataaaaataaatttagtataattttagcaaaaataatataaattaggaaagaattatGTCATTTATCTTTTTCAGACTTTAAAAAGTAGTTTTGTGGTATGTTTCGGATcatccttccattaatattgaattatcaaaaaaaatatttaaattattatattattttttatataacttaaacttgaatattgaaataaattaagtaatTAATCAATGGACATACTTGGTTCTACCACCCAAAGAATGACAGGACTCCATGAGTGATGGATCGAAGTTCTTAatcctatgtatatgtatattaatataatatattttttgaactCATTCTTGAAATTGATTTCACAGTATAGTATACTGATATATATCAGTGTACTTAGAGTGAAAATTTGAGAATCAGATAAAGATGTGagtgaaaaagagtttgagagaattaaaaaaattaaagcgAGTGAAATGAGTTAAAAAGAGGGGGGAAAGGGTTTAGAAACTAATTTATAAGTCTCAAATGGTCAAATTAATCATTTAAAATAGGACAATATGAATTGAGATTTAAATGTATGATCAAGTCGGTAAAATTTCGATCATTATTACTCAATATCACTTAGTAGAGAGATATACTAGTATCCTATAGAACTAGTACGTATATGGGTGGTACATATTGATTTAGCAAACCTTGGATTATATAATTCTTTAATATAAAATTTCTTGTTAACATGAGTGTtcaaatataacaaaaaaaaacaaaaaaaacaaaaccaaACTAAAATTGAATTGGTTCGGTCTCAATTGATTTATcaattattcaattataaaggcTACAAAAAGTTTCTATTCGTCAATCCAATTATTTATCAATTGGTTCGATTATTCAGTTCTGattgaattaaattaattttaatttaaaaatatcaatccaATTGAGTTATTTGTCATGAACTCTTAATCAATTAAAACTGACTAATCAAATCGATCTAAATGTTCAATTTCACAAATGACATAAGTctgatttcataaattatattatgTTGATCTAATTGAAGCAAGATTATGTTCGATTTAATTAAATCGAACCGGTTCATTTGAAaactatatttaaaattataaattgattaaCTTGTTAATCGAATCAGATTAATCAGATtttaaaaaaaagtatatattttaaattatttaaaattataaattgattaaCTAGTTAATCGAATCAGATTAATCGATTTTAAATCAATTCAATTAGGTAGATCCGAAATGATTCCAATTTGAATCTATCTTATTTTAATCGAATCCGatcgaataaaaaattaatttgattaaaTCAGCTCTTAACTATGCCGGGAATTAGTACCACATAAACCAAGAATTAATTAGGAATTCCAAGTCAAATAAGTAATATACAAAGATAACCTCACTCGATGGAATTACATGACGAGGATCAACAAGAAGAGGTGGCTGCAATTAAGAGGAGGAGAAGGTGTCAAAGATGGTGGTGTGAAGTGGGTCGCTCAGGTGAGTGGCCCAGTTGTTGAGGGGACCCTTGCCGGTGGCGGCGGCCTGGACAGCGAAGCCTAGGAAGGCCACCATCGCGAGGCGGGCGTGCTTGATCTCCGCCAGCTGCAGGGAGGCCTTCTTCTCAGGGTCGTCCGCCAGGCCGAGAGGGTCGAAGTACTTGCCGCCGGGGTACAGCCTCTTCTCCGGGTCGAGCTCTGCGTTCCTCTGGAACTCGATGTACCCTATCACGAGCACCTCGATCCATATCAATGCGGTGATGTCGAAGGGGAGGGAGAGGCCGAGGTATGAGGACCCATCCACCAACTCTACCTGCAGTAACACATCCAACCAGTGTTTTACATACAGCGTTGAAAGTGTTTTTATTCCAGaggaaaatagaaagaaacaataATGTAGGAAGACTTGGGTAGATGAATACTGTTGTTTCTGAAAGTAAAGCTTTCACGTAAGAAAGAATTCGGCAGTAAATATAAACATTCTTTTACGTACGCGCATAACTATGGTGTGCGACGTCATCGTACCTTGCCAGCATCTTGCCATGTAACGCCGGTGAGCCACTCGACGGAAAGCGCCCCGAGGATGGCGAGCATAGCCCACCGACCGTGGATGAGCTCGCACTCACGGAACCTCTGGAGCCCAAACACCTCAGAGTAGGGCTGGAAGGGAGTGGACTTCACGTCGGCGCTCTCCGTCCGAGTCCCGATCACATCCCCCGCCGGATTCTTCGCCAGGTTCTGGTCCAGTGAATCCAAGTCGTACTGAAGGTACTCGGCCGGCTTGCCGAGGCCGAAGGGGTCGAACCCGTAGTCGCCGACGAGCGAGCCATCCAGCCACTCCGGTGCCTTGGCGCCCGGGTACCACAGCGGCCTGTCCGACGTCGGCGCCTTGACCTTCTTGCGCAGGGACTTCTTTTTGCCGAACCCGAACTGCGCCTGGAATCGGCCGACCGCCCTCGCGACGACACCGTGCTCGCGCAGGCGGATGCCCAAGAACGGGGAGGTGGCGGCGGCTGTGGAGGCCATTTCTCACGAACACTCTCCTCCTCCTCACTTCTCCAACTGAAGTATAGCGCGAGAGTCGAGTCAGGTGTTGGAAGCCTGTGACCATGTGGTGGGTTATAGGCTTTGTGGGGGTTATCTTGGGATATCAGATGAATGGATGATGTGGAGTTGAGATCTATCTGACGGCCGTGCGGTTTGTGGCCTTATCCTCTCCTTATCCGAAGAGGTGGCCATGTCGGGAGATCTGCCGTAATGAGGTTGACAAATGGGAAAGGTTGGAGAGATCTGCTTAGTATATGTGGTctctattgattcaactcatgcaAGTATCAAAAAGGAACCGAGAAGATTATTCTCGTCAGAGAAAAATAATCTTGCATATTTATCTACTGGATGTTGTCGATAAGACGCTGATAGTAAACATTATCGAATAAAATAAATCAGGGACTACGATATTGGACTATTATGGAGAGCTTACAAGCCCGATCACAAGAGTATTAATCAATGATGATAGAACCTATCTCTCTCTTGAGCATTAATTCTCAATGGCAGAACTCATCTTCCCTTTTTCGGGAGCATTAATCTCGACGGTAGAACCCATCTCCCTCTTTCCCGATCACTTAACACAGGCAACTGATGTCTGCTTATCCTGCAGACTCTATAACCCAAATAAATGATGCGCCTGTGATCGTCTTTCATAAACAATACATCAAAGTAAAATATCAGTCAATCATCGATATAAATGAACGCCTGAAGAACCGCGGATTAAGGAGAGAAGTTATTAGCCTCCCGTCATTGATCGCCCATGTATAAAAAGTTAGCTCTCAAAATCGAAAGGGTTGAGTTGGAAACCTCCCCGATACCAATCTCCTGTGCAGGAACTTCGATGAAGTGAAGGTCCATCTCGATTAAGCTCCGGAACCTTGAGGACATAGAATCTACCTTAGGCAACAAGCAATACCTCGGCATCGTGCTCACCGGTTCGCTCCACACCAACCAACATTCGAAAGCACCACGTATCTTTCTATGACAAACTTGTGAGCCATGCTGACCTGGAGTCAATGTCATCCTAACACAACACAAACATCGAGCTTTTTATTCGAGGAATGGTCATGGTCTTCACTTACTACATGACTACATGGATCGACAAGGCATGGATCAACAAGgaacggatatatatatatatatatatatatcagagggTGTCTTCTGGGATTTGGAACCGTTGCACGCCAAAAGTATGAAGGGAGGCATTCTGAACGAAGAGGAGGAGGCCGCATGTTGCAGAGTTGAAGCCATCCCAGAGGGTGAACTGGAGAGAAGCAGAGAGGTTCTTATTTGGCGAGATGCCCTTGACGGAGACGAGCTTCTCGAGACGTCGGACTACGTAGTTATTGGTGAGAACGCGGCCCTTGTTCTCGCCCTTGTCGCACTCGGTGACGAGGCCGCTCTCGTAGAGTGCTACCATCACGTCGGCGCGTCCGACCACCTTGCTCCGCAACGCCCCTGTGAAGGACACCTGCAGTATGTCGGGCGCTGGCTTTTGGAACGTCGCCTGCAATGCCCATGCAACCTCCTCATTATCAAGGAAATATTCATGTGGAGAGGACTAAGAATTAGAAAGAGTCGGTAATTAATATATATTGGATTCGATCCACTCGTTGTTAGGAAATATTATGATCAGTTCTGGtcacagaggaggaagccaaacctGCATGGTGGGTGACGGGAACCTGGGGACGGATCGGAGGGCGGCCGAAATGGCGTCGAGGTCGGTGCCGACGCACTGGGCGCGGCCGTTGACCACCACTTGCGGAGTGTACAGGGTGTCGAGGTGCAACGCGTCGACGTAGGCCTTCTGGCGCACGGTCCAGATGCTGGAGCCGAAGGGGTCCTTCCACCCCCGGTAGTCCCAGTATTCCACGTGGAACCCCAACACCGCCACCGGCGGCAGGTCGCCCACGAGCTCCCCGCGGCCCAGTTGCATGGCCACCGCCTCGGCCTCTGCGGAGGTTCCGCATCCCTGCGACGAGAACAGCTCCACCAGCACGGGGCCCATCCGCCGCTGCTCCTCCACATTCTGGTCCACCGTCGCGTTCGCTTCCGGTGATTCGGACGAGGAGGTCGCCCGTCCGCGGCCACGGCCGAAGCACGCGAACAGCCGCGGCGCCATGGCCGATCGGAGAGTAAAAAAGGGGGCTTTCACTCCTTGGAGATCTCCAATTATAACGAACGAGAGGAAGAAGACAGGAGGAGGACGACGAAATCGAGAGGAAGAGGGCGAGATGACGGAGACACCTATACATAACGTTGGTGGCACAAGAAATGGAAGAGAGGGAAACAGACGCGGGTGGTGGCCGCGAGACTCGGTGGTGGATGATGACCTGGCACGTATAATTATGGGACCCGCATGCTTAGTCGTCGTTTCGCTGCGATGCGGGAGACAACCGTGCCAACACCTAAAAGAAAATATAGACAATTGGACCTCAGCTCGTGGCTTGGAGTCCATTGGGTTTCATGAGAAAGTGCCATCGAACCCGTAGCCGGCCCAATCGATCCGTGTCGGCACGCACTACATATGAACTGACGGAGTAAGTAAAGGTCGCAGTCAATGGAAATCCATTGCCGAAAGGTAAGTTTGACTTTTCGACCCAAGGATTAAAGGATTTACAGCTCAGCTCCACATCACCAGATTCTATCCACAATTTTATCTAAACCATATCCTCGAGAACCATTAATCCGATTCACGAGACAAACAGGTCTCCACCACAAACTTTTCCATGCCCTCGGCTTTCGGCCTCTCACATGTGAGACACGGGAAGAGCTTTCATTTTACGGAGCACCAAGTTCTCTATTCGTTTAAAGTCAGCTAGC
Coding sequences:
- the LOC103996793 gene encoding chlorophyll a-b binding protein CP29.2, chloroplastic-like — translated: MASTAAATSPFLGIRLREHGVVARAVGRFQAQFGFGKKKSLRKKVKAPTSDRPLWYPGAKAPEWLDGSLVGDYGFDPFGLGKPAEYLQYDLDSLDQNLAKNPAGDVIGTRTESADVKSTPFQPYSEVFGLQRFRECELIHGRWAMLAILGALSVEWLTGVTWQDAGKVELVDGSSYLGLSLPFDITALIWIEVLVIGYIEFQRNAELDPEKRLYPGGKYFDPLGLADDPEKKASLQLAEIKHARLAMVAFLGFAVQAAATGKGPLNNWATHLSDPLHTTIFDTFSSS
- the LOC103996794 gene encoding uncharacterized protein LOC103996794, which translates into the protein MAPRLFACFGRGRGRATSSSESPEANATVDQNVEEQRRMGPVLVELFSSQGCGTSAEAEAVAMQLGRGELVGDLPPVAVLGFHVEYWDYRGWKDPFGSSIWTVRQKAYVDALHLDTLYTPQVVVNGRAQCVGTDLDAISAALRSVPRFPSPTMQATFQKPAPDILQVSFTGALRSKVVGRADVMVALYESGLVTECDKGENKGRVLTNNYVVRRLEKLVSVKGISPNKNLSASLQFTLWDGFNSATCGLLLFVQNASLHTFGVQRFQIPEDTL